From Fundulus heteroclitus isolate FHET01 chromosome 5, MU-UCD_Fhet_4.1, whole genome shotgun sequence, a single genomic window includes:
- the zgc:174863 gene encoding CD276 antigen isoform X2 → MASRISLFVLLFIPLCSAADSFVKVVCDRSNVAQFGHQSMLTCVVDTTQNIPDLKITLVVWRKGTKGIKGIVPPVVVYDARNDPGELKILQEGYTFADTNFNNRNVSLLISNTKVEDEGEYSCEVTTDSGSSSATTRLKVTARYNYPTADKTLEKGRSNVDQTLVCNASGGYPEGQLRWFDNYKTDWTKSAKLTVTKDENGLFMLSSELHLLKGSIFPEYTCVVYNASGGKEGSISIPTEHTGASKANPATSTIIAPVVVIGSLIVGLLLAVIICKKRSQQRTRDDITPTAPYPYEPPPAYSVETRDNIA, encoded by the exons ATGGCCTCCCGTATAAGCCTCTTTGTGCTCCTGTTCATCCCTCTCTGTTCAGCAGCAGACT CTTTTGTTAAAGTGGTATGTGATCGTTCAAACGTGGCTCAGTTTGGCCATCAGTCTATGCTGACGTGTGTCGTCGACACCACACAAAACATACCAGATTTAAAAATCACCCTGGTTGTCTGGAGGAAAGGAACCAAAGGAATCAAAGGAATCGTACCTCCTGTTGTCGTTTATGATGCAAGAAATGACCCAGGAGAATTAAAAATACTGCAAGAAGGCTACACATTTGCTGACACCAACTTTAACAACAGAAACGTCTCTCTGCTCATCAGTAATACTAAAGTGGAGGACGAGGGAGAGTATTCATGTGAGGTGACAACAGACAGTGGTTCCAGCTCTGCCACAACCAGACTCAAAGTTACAG CCAGATACAATTACCCGACTGCTGATAAAACACTTGAGAAGGGCAGGTCAAACGTGGACCAGACTCTGGTTTGTAACGCCAGTGGTGGTTACCCAGAAGGCCAACTGCGCTGGTTTGATAACTACAAAACGGACTGGACCAAAAGTGCAAAGCTAACAGTAACCAAGGACGAGAACGGTCTGTTTATGctctccagtgagctgcatttgcTGAAAGGATCCATCTTCCCCGAGTACACTTGTGTGGTCTACAATGCCAGCGGTGGCAAAGAGGGCTCCATTTCAATACCAACAGAACACACAG GCGCTTCTAAAGCAAATCCAGCAACATCGACAATAATTGCTCCAGTAGTGGTCATCGGGTCCCTGATTGTGGGTCTGCTGCTGGCAGTGATAATCTGTAAAAAACGATCTCAACAAC